The genomic window TTTCACATAAACCGAACCCGGTCGCACCTGTTTGTGGGATATGCCGTCCGTACTGAACACAACAATGTCGCCTCGGCGCGGATCGCGGAACAGATAGGACAGCCGGTCAACCAGGATCAGGTCGCCGGCTTGCACCGTGCCCGACCAGATGACGTCGCCTTCCTTCAGCTCTTGTGTCGGCCAAAAGCTTCCCATGCAGTAGGCCGGCAACTTGTGCGGGACATCACCAACGGAAAACTTAATGTCGTTCCGGCTCATTCGCAATTGGCTCACGCTGCCCGAGGCCGAGGCCCGGAACTCCACCTGTTTTTTGCCGTGCCAAAACCACTCCATGGACGAACCCTGGGTCTTTTCCCTTGAGGTGGTGGTTCCGCGAAGTGTTGGTTCCATTGCACCGGCCGGGACGCGGAAGGGGCTGGAGGGGAGAAAACCGCGAAGAAGTGCCGTGCCGACGGTCAAGGACAGGAAAACGGCAACGAAGCCGATCCTTCCTCGAAGCCGGAGCCGCCGAACCGGGCGGTAGGATGCGCACAACATGGTGATGAAAAGTAACGGAAGCAGAATGAAGTTGATGGCATACATGGCATGCACGGACGCTTCCCGAGGAACGATCGCGACTCCGTAACCCGCGAAGGGAACTAGCGACAGGACAACGAACCATAAGAATCCACCCCCCTTTCTTCCCGAAAGGAACTGCGCGGAACCCGGCACAAAGAGGGAAAGGACGACGCCCACCCAGCGAGGGTATTTACTATTCCCATCCATTTCGCCTAAACCATCCCGTTTATCCTTTATATCCACTGTAGAGGATCAAGCTTGTAGTACTGCTGCAACTCCTCGTAAAGCTCCGGATGTTTCTCCTTCATCTGCCGGGGCTTCTCGAAAAACGTCTCGGTGGCCACGGCGAAGAACTCAGCCGGATTGGTGGCTCCATACTGATCCATCGTGCTCTTGCGACCGTGGTTGGTCGTATCGACCAGATGCTTGTATTCATCGCCGAACACGTGTGCCCAGGTCGAATAGGCCGACCGATCCCCGAGAATCGGCGCCCCGTCGGCCGCGCCACTTTCCTGGTCGAGCTGGTGCGCAAACTCGTGGAACGTCACATTGTGTCCGTCGGCAAAGTTGCGCGCACCGCCGACCACGCTGTTCCACGAAAGCACCACCACGCCGCTGTTCCACGATTCCCCTAGGCGTGCTTGCTCCCCGTCGGTGTAGGTGTGGGGATAGAGTAGGATCGTCTTTAGGCGAGGGTAGACCTTGTCTTCCCGGCCCAGCAGCAACATGCAGGCCTGCGCCGCCACCGTCACCTTCATCTCCTCGGTCACCTCCAGCCCGCCGCAACCCTCGAAGTGTTTCTCCGCAAGGAAAACTTTCATATATCCCGCGATCCGCTTTTTCTCCGCTATCGAAAGCTTGTCCACCATCGGGAGCGTCTTATGCAAAATCTTCAGCCACGAATCGGGGGCGGGAATAGAACGCAGCTTGGCCCGCCTACGCTGCTTCAACGTTTTCATCACTGCCACCGCAGCAACAATCCCAACCAGCAAACAGAAGATAATTAATATGGGTAACATGGATAAATCCTATGTTTTTAAACGCCCAACATCAACCTCGGCAACCGCATATAATAGAACCGCGAATGCACGCGAGTGGACGAAAATGAGAACCATATGAGGATGCCGATTTTTTACGGGACGATTGATGACAAGACGATTTTCGGTGCGGGCAAGTAAAATCATCCTGTCATCCAATGATCCTGTCATTCCATTATCCTGTCTTGTGAATTTTGCGCGCAATTGCTGCTCAATTGTGTGGCCATCCAACACCTGCGATGCCTTGCTGGGCGCACGCCGTGCGCCTGGGCGGACGGCGTCCGCCCCTCCACGAAAGAACCGTGCGGCGGCTCGGATGGAACCTCGCCCTCCAATATGTGGAGCGGGCTTTCTTGCCTGCTCATGGCCGGGCTGGGCAGGATTCTGGCAAATTGATTTGGAGCAAAATGATTCTCGGTGCGGACGGAGAGATTTTACAGGACGATTTATAACAGGACTATTTCCGGTGCGGGCGCAGTGGTTCAAAAAATCCACCCGCACCGAAATAGTCTTGTCGTTCAATTGTCCTGTAGCAAAACCGCCCGCACCGGTTTTTAAAGCGGCGTGGCCTTTCAGTTCCCGCCGCACCAGAATTTATTCCCGCCCCGTTCTTGCGTTTCCCTGCGCGATGCTTGACCGCCGTAGCCTTGGCGAAGGAGGTTTGTGGTGTTGGTCTGGGATTTTAAGCATGCACGGCGTCCCCTATCTACAGGATATGAATCCTTTCCGCATGTGGTAGATTCATGCGTCAATTTTAAACGGGAGTTACGATGAGACTTGGATGGATGGCCACGATGTTGGCGATGATGTTTGCGGTGCAGGGGTTTTCTGAGGAGATCGATTATGCCTCGTTTCTGGGGCGGCACGACATGGTGTGGGATCGGGTGCCGAATCGCTGGGAGGTTTCGCCGTATACCGGCAACGGGAATGTCGGGTTCCTCTTCTACCAGGACAAGGGCGAAGCGAAGAATGTGATCTCGATCCATGCGGGCCGGCACGACTATTATGACCACCGCGAGCCGCATGAGGGCAACGAACTGTTGTGGATCTATCGCAGCCGCTTGCCGCTGGGGCACTTTAAGCTGGAGTCGGCGGGTGAGATTCAGGAAGCCGACCTGCGGTTGGATCTATGGAACGCGGAGTTGAGGGGGACGGTTAGAACCTCGAAGGGGTCCTATGCCGTGCGGGGCTTCACGCACAGCCTGCATGATGTGATCTATTTCGAGACCGATGCGGAGAACGAATCGGTGAAGGTTTCGTGGCATCCGGAGGTTCCGAAGGCGCCTGTGCGCACCACGCTGGAGGGTGGCGGCGGGCCGAAGGGGGGCAGCTGGGACCGAATGCGCAAGGCGCCGTATGCGTTGCCGCCGGAGCCGACCCTGAGTGAAGAAGACGGCATGCGGTTTTGTTTCCAGCCCCTGCATGAAAACCGGGGCGAGACCACGACGGGCTGGGAGGTTGCGGGCAAGGCGAACGGGAAGCAGTTGCTGTTTGCGAGCATTCACCACAGTTTTCCCGGGCATGACAGCTTGGATGTCGTGAAGAAGAATCTGCGCAACGCCCGGGCGCTGCTGGAGGACGGCAGCTTCTTCGCCTCGCACCGCCAATGGTGGAACGCCTATTACCCGCTGAGCTTCCTGACGATCAACGATCCGGAAAAGGAGGCCTTCTACTGGATCCAGATGTATAAGTTTGCGTCGGCCACCCGCGGCAACGGGCCGGTGATGGATCTGATGGGGCCGTGGTATCACAAGACCTTCTGGCCGATGGTTTGGGGCGATCTGAATGTGGAGCTGCAGTATTGGACGCATCTGACGGCGAACCGGCTGGATGTGGGCTCCTCCCTGTGCAACTGGTTCGACAAGCATGAGGAGCAGCTTTTCAAGAATGTGCCGGATCATTGGGAAAACAGCGCCGGGCTGGCCACCTTGTTCCCGCAGGATCTGGTGGCGCACCAGGGCGGGAGCGTGCCGGACATGCTGTGCTGGATCATGCACAACTATTGGCTGCATTGCGAGTTTGCCGGCGACCGCGGTCGCATGCGCGACGGGCTGTTCCCCAAGCTGCGCGGCGTCGTGAACAGCTACCGCAACTATCTGAAAGACCATCCGGTGAAGTCCGATGACGGGACGATCCATATCAAGAACAGCTGGTCGCCGGAATATCCGGGCGGCCGCGGGCAGGACATCAACTTCACGATCGGCCTGATGCGCTGGAGCCTCCAAACCTTGCTCGACCTCAACGACGAGCATCGGCTGAACGATCCGCTGGCCTCCGAATGGAAGGAGATGCTCGACAACCTGGTTGAATTCCAGATCGATGAGGATGGGCTGCGCATCGGGAAGGATATTCCGTTCGAGAAGCCGCACCGGCACTATTCGCACCTCTTGCCGTTTTATCCGCTGGCCGTCCTGACGCCGGACACGGAGGAGGGGGCGAAGCTGATGCGGACGACGCTGGATCATTGGCTGGACGTGACGTTTAACCGGGAAAAGAAGGATACGGCCATGTCGGTTACCGGCTATACGGCCACGGGGGCGGCCTCCATGTATGCCTGGCTGGGCGATTCGGACCAAGCCTACCACTATCTGGATTTCCTGATTAAGCACGACCGGGTTTCCCCGACCACGATGTATGCCGAGGGCAATCCGGTGATCGAAAGCCCGCTCTCGTTCGCCACCTGCATCCACGATATGCTGCTGCAGAGCTGGGGCGGGAAGATCCGCGTGTTCCCGGCCGCGCCGCAGCGGTGGGGCGATGTTGCCTTCAAGGATTTCCGGACCCAGGGCGCGTTCCTGGTCAGCGCCAAAAAGAACGCCGGCGCGACGCAGTTTGTTGCCGTTGAAAGCCTGGCGGGTTCGCCATGCCTTGTTCAAACCGACATTCCGAAGCCGAAGATATACATCGATGGCCAGCCGGCGAAGAAGCAGCAGGTGCGGGTGCTTGGCGACGGCCTGTTTCAGATCGCGCTCCAGCAGGGGGAGCGAGTTATATTCACTCCGGTTTCGCTGGAAAAAACGGATCTGAACATCCAACCTATTGCGGTCGATGCTTCGGGCCATAATCTATTTGGGCTGAGCGAAAAAACGGGCCGGCTTCCGGGCCATCAACATTATTATAAGAAATAGGAGTTCCAATTATGACCTTCGCTTCAAAAGTTGCCTTGGCAGGCGCCGCGCTACTGCTCTCTTCGTTTGCCGCCACGGCCGGCCAACCCAATGTTGTTTTTGTGCTGTGCGACGATCTGGGCTATGGCGATGTGCAGTGCCTGAACCCGGAACGCGGGAAAATCCTTACACCGGGTATCGACCGGTTCGCAGCGGAAGGCATGGTGTTCACCGATGCGCATTCCGGTTCTTCGGTGTGCTCCCCAACGCGCTACGGGCTGATGACGGGGCGCTACAGCTGGCGCACCCACCTCCAAAGCGGGGTGGTCCAGGGGTTTGATCCGTGCCTGATTGCCGAGGATCGGCCA from Pontiella desulfatans includes these protein-coding regions:
- the lepB gene encoding signal peptidase I, with amino-acid sequence MYAINFILLPLLFITMLCASYRPVRRLRLRGRIGFVAVFLSLTVGTALLRGFLPSSPFRVPAGAMEPTLRGTTTSREKTQGSSMEWFWHGKKQVEFRASASGSVSQLRMSRNDIKFSVGDVPHKLPAYCMGSFWPTQELKEGDVIWSGTVQAGDLILVDRLSYLFRDPRRGDIVVFSTDGISHKQVRPGSVYVKRIVGLPGETIRINPPHLVVDGRTIRKPIPFRTLDYENAGQLATPDDYIELGKHDYLVFGDNTGKNQSLDGRYFGAIPRSCIIGRVNTIYWPFSRIRVVE
- a CDS encoding M90 family metallopeptidase, encoding MLPILIIFCLLVGIVAAVAVMKTLKQRRRAKLRSIPAPDSWLKILHKTLPMVDKLSIAEKKRIAGYMKVFLAEKHFEGCGGLEVTEEMKVTVAAQACMLLLGREDKVYPRLKTILLYPHTYTDGEQARLGESWNSGVVVLSWNSVVGGARNFADGHNVTFHEFAHQLDQESGAADGAPILGDRSAYSTWAHVFGDEYKHLVDTTNHGRKSTMDQYGATNPAEFFAVATETFFEKPRQMKEKHPELYEELQQYYKLDPLQWI
- a CDS encoding glycosyl hydrolase family 95 catalytic domain-containing protein, whose amino-acid sequence is MRLGWMATMLAMMFAVQGFSEEIDYASFLGRHDMVWDRVPNRWEVSPYTGNGNVGFLFYQDKGEAKNVISIHAGRHDYYDHREPHEGNELLWIYRSRLPLGHFKLESAGEIQEADLRLDLWNAELRGTVRTSKGSYAVRGFTHSLHDVIYFETDAENESVKVSWHPEVPKAPVRTTLEGGGGPKGGSWDRMRKAPYALPPEPTLSEEDGMRFCFQPLHENRGETTTGWEVAGKANGKQLLFASIHHSFPGHDSLDVVKKNLRNARALLEDGSFFASHRQWWNAYYPLSFLTINDPEKEAFYWIQMYKFASATRGNGPVMDLMGPWYHKTFWPMVWGDLNVELQYWTHLTANRLDVGSSLCNWFDKHEEQLFKNVPDHWENSAGLATLFPQDLVAHQGGSVPDMLCWIMHNYWLHCEFAGDRGRMRDGLFPKLRGVVNSYRNYLKDHPVKSDDGTIHIKNSWSPEYPGGRGQDINFTIGLMRWSLQTLLDLNDEHRLNDPLASEWKEMLDNLVEFQIDEDGLRIGKDIPFEKPHRHYSHLLPFYPLAVLTPDTEEGAKLMRTTLDHWLDVTFNREKKDTAMSVTGYTATGAASMYAWLGDSDQAYHYLDFLIKHDRVSPTTMYAEGNPVIESPLSFATCIHDMLLQSWGGKIRVFPAAPQRWGDVAFKDFRTQGAFLVSAKKNAGATQFVAVESLAGSPCLVQTDIPKPKIYIDGQPAKKQQVRVLGDGLFQIALQQGERVIFTPVSLEKTDLNIQPIAVDASGHNLFGLSEKTGRLPGHQHYYKK